The genomic segment ACTGGAAAATTTGAGTGATAAATGCCAGATGCTATGAATCTACAAATCTGTCCTTCTTGGAACAGTTCTGGGTCTTGAAATCTGAACATCATTCACCAGGGTCCTATTCTGCAATGTATTCATCTGCAAGTCCTTGCCTTGGAGCAACGtaatgatgttttctttctggtgcCTAATTGCCAACTGGAGGGCTGTGCAGCCAGTAATATCTTCCACATTGAGCAGAGCACCAGCCTTAATCAAGGTCTTTATAATGGCCATGTTGCCCTTGAGGACGGCGAGGTGCAGCGGTGTCCAGCCCACTTTGTTCTTCACGTTGACGTCTGCCCTGCACTCCAGGAGATTGATGACAGTCAGAAAAGAGCCCCGCTGCACTGCAAAATGCAGGGGGGCCCACTCGGACTTCTCGGCGATGTTGGGGTCTGCCCCACACCTCAGCAGCTCGCTGACCACCGGCTCTTCACTGTAGCGCGTGGCCAAATGCAGCGGTGTCCAGCCCATGCTTCCCCTGACGTTCAGCTTGGCACAGCTGTCTTTCAGCAGGTGGATGATCTCGATGTGTCCTTTGAATGAAGCCAGGTGCAGGGGGGTCCAGCCTTTGTCCGTCCGCAGCTCGACGTTGGCTCCGTACTTGATGAGTTTCTCGCAGATGAGATATTTCCCCCTCACCACGGCCAGGTGCAGGGCGCTGTAATGGTTTTGGTCCAGGCTGTTGACACAGGCCCCGTTCTTCAGCAAATAGTGGACTACCCTGAACTTCCCTCTCTCCACAGCCACGTGGAGTGGAGTCCTGTggttcttctgcttcttctccaGGTCTGCTCCCTGACTGGCGAGGAGCTTCACCAGGCCGACGTGCCCAAAGCAGGCTGCCACATGGAGGGCGGTTTTCCCATCCACCTCTTGGGTGTTGGAGTCAGCCTGGCGAGAGAGCAGCACTCGGGCCACATTCTCAAAGTTGTTCTGGGATGCCAAGTGCAGAGGGGTCCACCCGTCGTGCTCCTGAGCGTTGACATGAGCCTGGTGGTCCAGCAAGAGGCGAACAATTCTGTCATCCCCATTTTGAGCAGCGAAGTGAAGAGGTGTCCAGCCATCCTCATCGGGCATGTTGGTGTCCGCACCGTGCTCTATCAGCACCGAGCAGATCTCTGGTGATCTCTTCTGAACAGCCACGATGAGCGGGGTGTAGCCACAGACCGCCTGGCTGTTCACATTGGCTTTGCAGCTCAGGAGAAACTTCACCTTTTCCACATTTCCTTGGATCACCACGAAGTGAAGCAGTGTGAGGCCGTTCTCATGAACTCTCCAGATCTCTTGATACAGGATGTCCTCTGGGCTTTCCATCTCACTGTGAGAAGGTGGGCCGTGAACCTCCTGGTGACCGGTTCCTAAAGGCAGGGGAAACAGAACACCAGGGGGAGAAAGGCAGAATGGAACAGCTCGGTATGCACAAAACAGGAGGGACAGCATGCGGCTCCTCATGTTGTGTGATGAAATAAAAGCGTCCTAGAGATAGGGAATGTGAAATGTTTCTTTCGAAGCCATGAGATGTTTGGTCTCTGCATCATGGGAACTTATTTCCCATATagttcattttgtttaatttaaaacGAAAAGTCACACACAGAGAAAACCTCCTTGAGACATATCCTTATCTCTGGAGAGCAATGAAATAGCCTATTCTTCTGGTTTCCCTCTTCCTTATCTTGATGAAGAAGAGTTCCCTACTTACCACTGGCTCTGGCGTCTTGAGAGAAGATAAGCTCTTCTTTGTCACTCTCATTTTCgggaagggggaaagaaaaaaacgtAAGAGAAAGTTGCTTATTTGCATTATATATCTTTAGCacaaatttcttctttgctcCAGAGTTTTGTGTGGTCATTCGTGTGTTTTTTATCCAATcctgagagcagagcaagtcATGACACTAACGGGCATGCAGGAGCCTGAAGATATCTCAGGACATCATGGGACTTTGCTCCTTAGCTCCAACTTTTTAGATATGACAAAGCCACCGCAATAGAGCTGTAAGGAAGGACCTTTCTGTTGGACCATCTATCGTTTAGCACAGTGGGCAGCTTCCTAGATTGATTTGGACTTTTCCCATCCCCATAAATGAATGACAGATGTGCACCCTATGCAAGCACACACAGGGTGTTGAGGTGCTCTGATGATAAATAGTGATGGGAGAGGAAATACTTCCTCAGGAGCTAGTAAGAAGAGGGAGGGACTCAGAGCACTTCCCCAGGCACTAAGCAGCCTTGCTTACCTGCTGGTTCCCAGCAATGGCAGGTTTGTGGGACATCTTTCTGACAAGGCGCTCGTTCTCTGGATCCACAACAAGGCTTTGTATCAGTGACAGCAGCATGTCTGTTTCTACAGGGATatctgcaggagcagggagacTGTTAGCTGTGCAGATTACCCAGTCAGCACCCAGGGCTGTGGGAGTCCTCTGTTATCCTCTGCATGGGGAGGAAGGCAAGAGGGACAAAAAGGATGTGTTGACAGCAGATGGGTACCAAGCATTGCCAAAGCGACAGGCACTTTATCTGGCAGCCAGTTACATGCAAGCTTATCCCCCAGTTGTTGATTCCTGCAGCTGACCTTTGCCTAATCCATTCGCTGTTCAAATACTGCACCTGTAAAGCTCGGTCTTTGCTTAGGGTCTTGATCCCAGCACCTCTTCATCAAGTCCACCATCTGCTGGCATTCCCCTGGCCAGTCGTCACTGATGGGTTCCAGGCAGGGCCTCTTGCCTGCTGCTACCTTGACGATGATGGCCATCATGTTGGCTCCTGAAAGAGTCACAGCAGCATACATTGGGCTTTTTCTCTGTGGAGGTGGCTGTAATAAACATTTAATGAGTGCAGAGCATGTAAGAAGTGGATTCACTCTCATACTTACCTGCATAAGGCTTCTTCTGCATAAGCACCTCCCAAATGACAATTCCAAAGCTGCAATGAGAGATTGTGAGCAATCATTTCCATAGAGTTCTCATCGGACACAAACATAAAATCCACTAATTACTTTTGTCTTCCCAAGAAATGTAGGAAAGTTGTCCTTCATGATGGAAGAACTGGGAACCCACCACACCCCCAGAGGACAATATTCTATGAATCATCACATGCATCTCTGATGTCTGCCACAAGGCTTGAGCAGTGGATGAGTGACTTATAGCATTTCTCATGACAGCCTACATCCCTATACAGCCCATTTTATTCCTACTGCGCTATCGAGTGCCTGACTGGTGCAAGTGCATGTGACCACATGAATCCCCCTTTGCTATTTCTCTCGGATCACTGTGCAGTGCAGTAGTGAAGGAGCTGACAGACATCCAGAACATAGCTTTTATAAGTGGGCTGCAAAGCAATTTGGCCAGAAGAATATTTGAATGCTGTCTCACCCATGTGCAGAAAGGCAGCCCTTACCTGTACACGTCGTATTTGATTCCTGGAGGCTTGGTGTtctgcagaaacatttctgGGGGGATGTAGCTCAAAGTGCCCCTCAAAGCAGAGCTTTCAATATATTGCATTCGGCTTGACTGCTCCATCCATTTGGAGAGCCCAAAGTCTGAGATCTGCAAGCAGAGAACATGACATTCTCTCTAACATTCACCATCTCACTTCTCTTCATTTTAGCTGGGAGATATCTCTGTCCTTCATGATCAGGAATATGAGGAGGTGTCTGATAAACCTGAGAAAACCCAGCTAAAACCAAAATCAGTGCTTTTCACCGAGTCCAGCAGCATCTGGATCAGCATTTTCCTCTGTATTCCCAGTTCTGGCACAATTggggcggtgaggcgctggcgctgctgcccagagagctgtgggtgccccatccctgcaggcactccaggccaggtgggatggggccctgggcagcctgagctggtggggggcagccctgcccttggccgggggtggcactgggtgggctttgagctccatccaacctgagccgttctgtgattctatgaatctccTACATAATCTGGAATATATCATGCAATTTGTTTACCAGCTGCTTCTTGCAAGCTGCAGATGTCAATCTTAATGATGAGTGTTAGGCTTCTGGACTCAAAACAGCCTATGTACTACCAAGAGAAATGACCTGTCCCTGCAAACAATAAGGCCATACCTTGACATGCATATTCCCATCAAGGAGGATGTTCCCTGGCTTTAGGTCTAAGTGAAGCAAAGGAGGTGTCATGCTGTGCAGGAAATTCATAGCCAAGCCCATCTCATGGATAACCCGGAATTTGAGCTGCCATGACATTTTGTGAGTGGGCAGGATTTTCTCCAAGGACCCTCTGGCCATGTATTCCATCACTATGCCCAGAGGGCTGTTGCAGACCCCGTAGATAGTTACAATGTgctggaattttattttctccatcttgGTTGCTTCTTCCATTAGACAGTTCACACTAGTTCtgggtcaaaaaaaaaaagaaccaagagATGGTGTCAGTGCTGATCCATAGGTGGAGTTCCTGTACAGCAGCTTAGGGCTATCCAAGCAGCCCTGTACACCCCTAAAAGATTCAAATTTCCCTTGAATTGGTCCCGAGGCAGTCTAGACAAGTCTGCCCattgctgccagctctgccagaCTTGCTTTACTAAATCTTTGCAGTTCCCAACCTGCTGAACAAGTCGGGGTGCCCAGAGTGTGCTGACAGACATCAAGCAGTACAAGTGTAAAGACTTCTAGAAGTTAGAAAGCATACCCTGGGAATGAATCTGAGCTCACAATGACATTCTGCTGGGCCACCCTCGTATCTAAACACAGTTCAGCCGATCAAAACCCTCTGCCAGACTTTCTCCAGTGGAACGGACCCCACACCGGGTTACCCCAGGCGTGTTATTTCCAGTAGAAAGGCTCACTGCAGAaaggcacagcctgcagcatggAGTGCTGCACAAGGAGGGACCCGTGTGGTTTCTGGCTCCCttctggggcagagctgcaaggCATGGCCCCCACCTGCTCCCTTCCAGCACAGGATGGTgggtgctggcacagcactgctaagCCCCTGCCCTCTTGCTTTGGGGGTATCCATAAGATTAAACTTTCTTGAACTGATACATACAGAAGTAAAACTGATCAGCTTGATTCACTTATTCCCCAGAATAGAAAGACTAAATGCAATATGCAGAGCACAAACACTGCAAACCAAAGGCATGGTCACTGCCAAATTAAGCCATCTCCACGG from the Lagopus muta isolate bLagMut1 chromosome 22, bLagMut1 primary, whole genome shotgun sequence genome contains:
- the ANKK1 gene encoding ankyrin repeat and protein kinase domain-containing protein 1 encodes the protein MASGTEQQCGSLTVFSKEDFEEDWVKVASGGFGCVYQVKHKKWRTVYAVKCSPYLLHDPGAERTSVNCLMEEATKMEKIKFQHIVTIYGVCNSPLGIVMEYMARGSLEKILPTHKMSWQLKFRVIHEMGLAMNFLHSMTPPLLHLDLKPGNILLDGNMHVKISDFGLSKWMEQSSRMQYIESSALRGTLSYIPPEMFLQNTKPPGIKYDVYSFGIVIWEVLMQKKPYAGANMMAIIVKVAAGKRPCLEPISDDWPGECQQMVDLMKRCWDQDPKQRPSFTDIPVETDMLLSLIQSLVVDPENERLVRKMSHKPAIAGNQQSDKEELIFSQDARASGTGHQEVHGPPSHSEMESPEDILYQEIWRVHENGLTLLHFVVIQGNVEKVKFLLSCKANVNSQAVCGYTPLIVAVQKRSPEICSVLIEHGADTNMPDEDGWTPLHFAAQNGDDRIVRLLLDHQAHVNAQEHDGWTPLHLASQNNFENVARVLLSRQADSNTQEVDGKTALHVAACFGHVGLVKLLASQGADLEKKQKNHRTPLHVAVERGKFRVVHYLLKNGACVNSLDQNHYSALHLAVVRGKYLICEKLIKYGANVELRTDKGWTPLHLASFKGHIEIIHLLKDSCAKLNVRGSMGWTPLHLATRYSEEPVVSELLRCGADPNIAEKSEWAPLHFAVQRGSFLTVINLLECRADVNVKNKVGWTPLHLAVLKGNMAIIKTLIKAGALLNVEDITGCTALQLAIRHQKENIITLLQGKDLQMNTLQNRTLVNDVQISRPRTVPRRTDL